A genomic window from Bradyrhizobium lupini includes:
- a CDS encoding VOC family protein: MSKEPPAPIPRLTVITLGVNDIRASIAFYDALGFSRRLKVTGETVAFYDTGGPVLALFPWDQLAVDAKLPDHPRPSTFRGMTLAWNCRAREEVDAVLVFAVSKGAALLKAAHETDYGGYSGYFADPDGHPWEVVVAPGIDVGEDRRVHLAE, encoded by the coding sequence ATGAGTAAGGAACCGCCAGCTCCTATCCCGCGGCTGACCGTCATCACGCTGGGCGTGAACGACATCCGCGCCAGCATTGCCTTTTACGACGCGCTCGGTTTCTCGCGCCGGCTCAAGGTAACCGGCGAGACCGTTGCGTTCTATGACACCGGCGGTCCGGTGCTCGCGTTGTTTCCCTGGGATCAACTCGCGGTCGACGCCAAATTGCCTGATCATCCGAGGCCATCGACGTTCCGCGGCATGACGCTCGCCTGGAATTGCCGCGCGCGTGAGGAGGTGGATGCGGTGCTGGTCTTCGCCGTCAGCAAGGGAGCCGCGTTGCTGAAGGCAGCACATGAGACCGACTACGGCGGCTATTCCGGCTATTTCGCCGATCCTGACGGCCATCCCTGGGAGGTCGTGGTCGCGCCCGGCATCGACGTCGGCGAGGACCGGCGGGTGCATCTGGCGGAATAG
- a CDS encoding 4-(cytidine 5'-diphospho)-2-C-methyl-D-erythritol kinase yields the protein MPALIEEGRAKVNLSLRVVGRRADGYHDLESVVAFADCADRLTLEPGGELKLTTTGPLAAACGNMADNLVFKAAKLLAEAVPNLKLGAFALDKVLPVAAGIGGGSADAAAALRLLARLNDLSLDDARLQKVALATGADVPVCLFSRACDMTGVGEQLLPLMLPSMPCVMVNPRVPVATKDVFQELGLRNGELLVGATSVFDGPAWPGEGASIADWIDTLETVANDLEAPAMRIKPVIGDVLEALRGSAGVKLARMSGSGATCFAIYGASAEAHAAAENIRRDHSGWWVHSGTLS from the coding sequence ATGCCGGCGTTGATTGAAGAAGGGCGCGCGAAGGTCAATCTGAGCCTTCGCGTGGTCGGCCGTCGTGCCGACGGCTATCATGATCTCGAAAGCGTGGTCGCCTTTGCCGACTGCGCCGACCGGCTCACGCTGGAGCCCGGCGGCGAGCTGAAGCTCACCACGACGGGGCCGCTCGCCGCGGCCTGCGGCAATATGGCCGACAACCTCGTGTTCAAGGCGGCCAAGCTCCTGGCCGAAGCCGTCCCGAACCTGAAGCTGGGCGCCTTCGCGCTCGACAAGGTGCTCCCGGTCGCCGCCGGCATCGGCGGCGGCTCGGCCGACGCCGCGGCGGCGCTGCGGTTGCTGGCGCGCCTCAACGATCTGTCGCTCGACGACGCCCGCCTCCAGAAGGTTGCGCTTGCGACCGGCGCCGACGTGCCGGTGTGTCTGTTCTCGCGCGCCTGCGACATGACCGGTGTCGGCGAGCAGCTGCTGCCCTTGATGCTGCCGAGCATGCCCTGCGTGATGGTCAATCCACGCGTGCCGGTCGCGACAAAGGACGTGTTCCAGGAGCTGGGCCTGCGCAACGGCGAACTCCTGGTCGGCGCCACGTCCGTCTTCGACGGCCCGGCCTGGCCAGGCGAGGGCGCCTCCATCGCCGACTGGATCGATACTCTCGAGACCGTCGCCAATGATCTCGAAGCGCCTGCGATGCGCATCAAGCCGGTGATTGGCGACGTGCTGGAAGCCTTGCGTGGCTCCGCCGGCGTCAAGCTCGCCCGCATGTCCGGCTCGGGGGCGACGTGCTTTGCGATCTATGGCGCATCTGCCGAGGCGCATGCCGCCGCCGAGAATATCCGCAGGGATCATTCCGGCTGGTGGGTGCACTCGGGAACGCTGAGCTAG
- a CDS encoding PA0069 family radical SAM protein: protein MSPASSHALKHPPVTAPSEPAGAPSDFPELAVAIDRQRRRGRGAQSNASGRFEAEARVAFDDGWQSLEELPPFKTTVGIDTSRKVITRNESPDIGFDRSINPYRGCEHGCVYCFARPTHAYLGLSPGLDFESKLFVKPEAPALLEKELAAPGYEPRMIAIGTNTDPYQPIERERKIMRGILEVLERAGHPVGIVTKSALVVRDIDILARMAKRNLAKVGISVTSLDPKLARTMEPRASTPPKRLEALKQLSEAGIPTTVMVAPVIPALNDSEIERILDAAAHAGVKEASYVLLRLPLEVRDLFREWLMANYPDRYRHVFTLIRDMRGGRDYDAKWGERMKGTGPMAWTIGRRFEIACDRLGLNKRRAKLTTDHFAKPKRNGDQLSLF, encoded by the coding sequence ATGAGTCCAGCATCCTCTCATGCTCTCAAGCACCCGCCGGTCACGGCGCCCTCCGAGCCGGCGGGTGCGCCTTCTGACTTCCCTGAGCTGGCGGTCGCCATCGACCGCCAGCGCAGGCGAGGCCGGGGCGCGCAGTCCAACGCCAGCGGCCGGTTTGAGGCCGAGGCGCGCGTCGCATTCGACGATGGCTGGCAGAGCCTTGAAGAACTGCCCCCGTTCAAGACCACGGTCGGGATCGACACCTCGCGCAAGGTGATCACCCGCAACGAATCTCCCGACATCGGCTTCGATCGTTCGATCAATCCCTACCGCGGTTGCGAGCACGGCTGCGTCTATTGCTTCGCGCGGCCGACGCATGCCTATCTTGGCCTGTCGCCGGGGCTCGACTTTGAGTCGAAGCTGTTCGTGAAGCCCGAGGCGCCGGCGTTGCTCGAGAAGGAGCTTGCGGCGCCGGGCTACGAGCCGCGGATGATCGCGATCGGCACCAACACCGATCCCTATCAGCCGATCGAGCGCGAGCGCAAAATCATGCGCGGCATTCTGGAGGTGCTGGAGCGCGCCGGCCATCCCGTCGGGATCGTCACCAAGTCGGCGCTGGTCGTGCGCGACATCGACATTCTCGCGCGAATGGCCAAACGCAACCTCGCCAAGGTCGGGATCTCCGTGACCTCGCTCGATCCGAAACTAGCGCGCACCATGGAGCCGCGGGCGTCCACGCCGCCGAAGCGGCTGGAGGCACTGAAGCAGCTTTCCGAGGCTGGCATTCCGACCACCGTCATGGTCGCGCCCGTGATCCCCGCGCTGAACGATTCCGAGATCGAGCGCATCCTGGATGCCGCCGCCCATGCCGGCGTCAAGGAGGCCTCCTACGTGTTGCTGCGGTTGCCGCTCGAGGTGCGCGATCTCTTTCGGGAATGGCTGATGGCGAACTATCCGGACCGGTATCGCCACGTCTTCACGCTGATCCGCGACATGCGCGGCGGCCGTGACTACGATGCGAAATGGGGCGAGCGCATGAAGGGCACCGGCCCGATGGCCTGGACCATCGGCCGCCGCTTCGAGATCGCTTGCGACAGGCTCGGGCTGAACAAACGGCGCGCCAAGCTGACGACGGATCATTTTGCCAAGCCGAAGCGGAACGGCGATCAGCTCAGCCTGTTCTGA
- a CDS encoding alpha/beta fold hydrolase, with the protein MPAPQSRIYESHGLRLHYADWGNDGAPVAILVHGGRDHCRSWDVIARSLQPHFHVLAPDLRGHGDSDWTRGGSYALTEYVYDLAQLVRAIAAPQVTLIGHSMGGMVSLIFTGAFPEQVSKLVVLDGVTMLPDTPKPPVHERIGKWIGQLDKLHDRAPRRYSTLEDAAAQMVLHNKRLSRELALHLATHGARQNEDGTYSWKFDPYQRASAPHRLWPDDHIALWSRITCPTLLLNAGESFLAGARAAGLERYFPQARVETIAGAGHWLQHDKPQEVLGEIRRFLGLGEDAAG; encoded by the coding sequence ATGCCCGCCCCGCAAAGCCGCATTTACGAGTCTCACGGCCTGCGGCTGCACTATGCCGACTGGGGCAACGACGGCGCGCCGGTCGCCATCCTGGTTCACGGCGGCCGCGATCACTGCCGGAGCTGGGACGTCATCGCCCGGTCGCTGCAGCCGCATTTTCACGTGCTCGCACCGGACCTGCGCGGTCACGGCGATTCCGACTGGACCAGGGGCGGCAGCTACGCGCTGACGGAGTATGTGTACGATCTGGCCCAGCTCGTCCGTGCCATCGCGGCGCCTCAAGTCACTCTCATCGGCCATTCTATGGGCGGCATGGTCAGCCTGATCTTTACAGGGGCATTCCCCGAACAGGTCTCGAAGCTGGTCGTGCTCGACGGCGTGACGATGTTGCCGGATACACCAAAACCGCCGGTGCATGAGCGGATCGGCAAGTGGATCGGTCAGCTCGACAAGTTGCACGACCGCGCACCGCGCCGCTATTCGACCCTCGAAGACGCGGCGGCGCAGATGGTCCTTCACAACAAGCGGCTGTCTCGCGAGCTCGCGCTGCACCTCGCCACCCACGGCGCGCGGCAGAACGAGGACGGCACCTATAGCTGGAAGTTCGATCCCTACCAGCGCGCCTCTGCGCCGCACCGGCTCTGGCCGGACGATCACATCGCGCTGTGGTCGCGCATCACCTGTCCGACGCTGCTCTTGAATGCCGGCGAAAGCTTTCTGGCTGGCGCGAGGGCCGCGGGGCTGGAGCGCTACTTTCCGCAGGCGCGCGTCGAGACCATTGCAGGGGCCGGACACTGGCTGCAGCATGACAAGCCGCAGGAGGTGTTGGGTGAGATCCGGCGGTTTCTCGGGCTTGGCGAGGACGCTGCGGGCTAG
- a CDS encoding glycosyltransferase family 39 protein yields MRFTSLVIELIRARPRLIVWIAVLLQAAMWLFVALVFYRSPPGSLATLLAFGREYQVGTDLGPPLPVWLADIAYRAAGGHLFGVYVLAELCGIATLITLYHLSRAVVGPQQAVLAVLLTMTLLAFSSPTLDFGPLVLARPLWALLLLHSWQIIGQRRGNAWFAWSIEAGLLLLTTPAAIFLLLLIVVFALATADGRRTLRAFDPLFALVVVAVLALPYAVWLTRAEALVLPALPEVAQLNARALHAAWLLGGLLLGAAAIPALTVLNTGLFVPKSEEAPIIYRPPVEPLARNFVYFFALAPALGAVLISGLLGLDAVVGGAGVVLVLSGLAVVVGAGDLIAMRRARMLRMVWAAAVVAPAIGVVLAVLLLPWTGANEIATSMPARAISDFFDESFARRTNHRLRAVAGETQLASLITLHSGRPHLFIDAEPARTPWINQAKFSETGGVVVWRASDTAGTPPPDILARFPGIVPEVPRAFEWLVTGRQQLLRIGWAIVRPKGT; encoded by the coding sequence ATGCGGTTTACCTCCCTGGTCATCGAGCTCATTCGCGCGCGGCCGCGGCTGATCGTCTGGATCGCCGTGCTGCTCCAGGCCGCGATGTGGCTGTTCGTGGCGCTGGTGTTTTATCGCAGCCCGCCCGGCAGTCTCGCGACCCTGCTGGCCTTCGGCCGCGAATACCAGGTCGGCACCGATCTCGGGCCGCCCTTGCCGGTCTGGCTCGCCGACATCGCCTATCGCGCTGCCGGCGGCCACCTGTTCGGTGTCTACGTGCTGGCCGAGCTCTGCGGGATCGCGACGTTGATCACGCTCTATCATCTGTCCCGCGCGGTGGTCGGCCCCCAGCAGGCAGTGCTGGCCGTGCTGCTGACCATGACGCTGCTGGCCTTCTCCTCGCCCACACTCGACTTCGGCCCTCTGGTGCTGGCGCGACCGCTCTGGGCGCTGCTGCTGCTGCATTCCTGGCAGATCATCGGACAGCGCCGCGGCAACGCCTGGTTTGCCTGGTCGATCGAGGCCGGCCTCTTGCTGTTGACGACGCCGGCTGCGATCTTCCTGCTGCTGCTGATCGTCGTCTTCGCGCTCGCAACCGCGGACGGCCGCCGCACGTTGCGTGCCTTCGACCCGCTGTTTGCGCTGGTGGTCGTCGCCGTGCTGGCATTGCCCTATGCCGTCTGGCTGACGCGCGCCGAGGCGCTCGTCCTGCCGGCCCTGCCTGAGGTCGCCCAGCTCAATGCCCGTGCGCTGCACGCGGCCTGGCTGCTCGGGGGGCTCCTGCTCGGTGCGGCGGCGATCCCGGCGCTGACCGTCCTCAACACCGGCCTGTTCGTGCCCAAGAGCGAGGAGGCGCCGATCATCTACCGCCCGCCGGTCGAGCCGCTCGCACGTAATTTCGTCTATTTCTTCGCGCTGGCGCCGGCGCTCGGCGCGGTGCTGATCTCCGGCCTGCTGGGCCTCGACGCCGTCGTCGGCGGCGCCGGCGTCGTGCTGGTGTTGTCGGGGCTTGCCGTGGTCGTGGGGGCCGGCGATCTCATCGCGATGCGCCGCGCGAGGATGCTGCGGATGGTCTGGGCGGCTGCCGTCGTGGCGCCCGCAATCGGCGTCGTGCTCGCCGTCCTGCTGCTGCCGTGGACCGGTGCCAACGAGATCGCGACCTCGATGCCGGCCCGCGCGATTTCGGACTTCTTCGACGAGAGCTTTGCCCGCCGCACCAATCATCGCCTGCGCGCGGTCGCCGGCGAGACCCAGCTTGCGAGCTTGATCACGCTGCATTCCGGCCGGCCGCATCTCTTCATCGATGCCGAGCCCGCGCGTACACCCTGGATCAATCAGGCCAAATTCAGCGAGACCGGCGGCGTCGTGGTCTGGCGCGCTTCCGATACCGCCGGCACGCCGCCGCCGGACATCCTCGCGCGCTTTCCCGGCATCGTGCCGGAAGTCCCGCGCGCCTTCGAATGGCTGGTGACCGGACGCCAGCAACTCCTGCGCATCGGCTGGGCCATCGTGCGGCCGAAGGGGACTTAG
- a CDS encoding tetratricopeptide repeat protein, with amino-acid sequence MLSNRFNRWTVAAIALMGSAMATVPGAVRAQTPDHPSDTAAQFPTRNDLKALTTSGSYLAARHASVERDAASAAAFYRSALRTDPKNNELLDRAFISSVADGDIDEAVKLAERILTIDKTNRVARLVVGVHDLKFKKYATAQTNINQSIRGPITDLVATLLSGWAAYGAGDAKGGVATIDKLAGPEWYPLFKDLHAGMILELAGKEKDAGTRFERAYKLDDSMLRVTEAYARWLSRNKDSAAATTVYQAFDKKLARHPLIVEGLRDTKAGKKMPPLVDSAQAGAAEALYGIGATLTRRGGEDLALVYLQLSLYLQPTHPLALLSLADLYESVKRPQMAIKVYERVPSSSPLKRNAQIQLAIDLDSADRTDEAIKILKGVTTEDPKDLEAIMALGNIERGRKKFGECGATYSQGVDVLPAGNDKANSVWYYYRGICEERSKQWGKAEADMKKALELQPDQPHVLNYLGYSWIDQGINLDEGMKMIKRAVEQRPDDGYIVDPLGWAYYRIGNYEDAVKNLERAIDLKPEDPTINDHLGDAYWRVGRTLEAKFQWAHARDLKPEADELPKIEAKIANGMTDDNSNSSAAQAEKEKKKDDGKGG; translated from the coding sequence ATGCTTTCAAATCGTTTCAACCGTTGGACTGTTGCCGCCATTGCCCTCATGGGCTCAGCGATGGCGACGGTCCCCGGCGCGGTCCGGGCGCAGACGCCGGACCATCCGTCCGACACGGCGGCGCAGTTTCCGACCCGAAACGATCTGAAGGCGCTGACCACCTCCGGCAGCTATCTCGCCGCCCGCCACGCCAGCGTCGAGCGCGACGCGGCCTCCGCCGCTGCATTCTATCGCTCGGCCCTGCGCACCGACCCCAAGAACAACGAGCTGCTCGACCGCGCCTTCATCTCCTCGGTCGCCGACGGTGACATCGACGAGGCTGTCAAGCTCGCCGAGCGCATCCTGACCATCGACAAGACCAACCGCGTTGCACGGCTCGTCGTTGGCGTGCACGATCTCAAGTTCAAGAAGTACGCGACCGCGCAGACCAACATCAACCAGTCGATCCGCGGTCCGATCACCGATCTCGTCGCCACGCTGCTGTCGGGCTGGGCCGCCTATGGTGCGGGGGATGCCAAGGGCGGCGTCGCCACCATCGACAAGCTGGCCGGTCCTGAATGGTATCCGCTGTTCAAGGATCTCCATGCCGGCATGATCCTCGAACTCGCCGGCAAGGAGAAAGACGCTGGCACCCGGTTCGAGCGTGCCTACAAGCTCGACGATTCCATGTTGCGTGTCACCGAGGCCTATGCGCGCTGGCTATCTCGCAACAAGGACTCGGCCGCCGCGACCACGGTCTACCAGGCTTTCGACAAGAAGCTCGCCCGCCATCCGCTGATCGTGGAAGGGTTGCGCGACACCAAGGCCGGCAAGAAGATGCCGCCGCTGGTCGATAGCGCGCAAGCCGGCGCCGCAGAAGCACTCTACGGCATCGGCGCCACACTGACCCGCCGCGGCGGCGAGGATCTGGCGCTGGTCTACCTCCAGCTCTCGCTCTACCTGCAGCCCACCCATCCCCTGGCGCTGCTCTCGCTCGCCGATCTCTATGAATCGGTGAAGCGGCCGCAGATGGCGATCAAGGTCTACGAGCGGGTGCCGTCGTCCTCTCCACTCAAGCGCAACGCCCAAATCCAGCTCGCCATCGATCTGGATTCCGCCGACCGCACCGACGAGGCGATCAAGATCCTCAAGGGCGTCACCACTGAGGATCCCAAGGATCTCGAAGCCATCATGGCGCTCGGCAACATCGAGCGCGGCCGCAAGAAGTTCGGCGAATGCGGCGCGACCTATTCGCAAGGCGTCGACGTGCTGCCGGCCGGCAACGATAAGGCCAACAGCGTCTGGTATTATTATCGCGGCATCTGCGAGGAGCGCTCCAAGCAGTGGGGCAAGGCCGAAGCCGACATGAAGAAGGCGCTCGAGCTGCAACCCGACCAGCCGCACGTCCTCAACTATCTCGGCTATTCCTGGATTGACCAGGGCATCAATCTCGACGAAGGCATGAAGATGATCAAGCGGGCAGTCGAGCAGCGCCCGGATGACGGCTACATCGTCGACCCCCTTGGCTGGGCCTATTACCGCATCGGCAATTACGAGGACGCGGTGAAGAACCTCGAGCGCGCCATTGATCTCAAGCCCGAGGATCCCACTATCAACGATCACCTTGGCGACGCCTATTGGCGCGTCGGCCGCACGCTGGAAGCCAAGTTCCAGTGGGCCCACGCCCGCGATCTCAAGCCCGAAGCGGATGAGCTTCCGAAGATCGAGGCCAAGATTGCAAACGGTATGACCGACGACAATTCGAACTCCTCGGCTGCGCAGGCGGAGAAGGAGAAGAAGAAGGACGACGGCAAGGGCGGCTGA
- a CDS encoding electron transfer flavoprotein-ubiquinone oxidoreductase: MSTEELPPRESMEFDVVIVGAGPSGLAAAIRLKQINADLNVVVVEKGSEVGAHILSGAVIDPAGLDKLIPDWREDPDCPLKTQVKDDRFFWFTETSAIKLPNFIMPPLMDNHHCYIGSLGNVCRWLARKAEALGVEIYPGFAAAEVLYDDNGAVRGIATGDMGIGRDGKPKDSFTRGMELLGKYTLFAEGARGSLTKQLISKYALDTKSEPPKFGIGLKEVWQIDPAKHQKGLVQHAVGWPLNNNTGGGLFFYHYDENLVSIGFVVHLNYNDPYLSPFDEFQRVKNHPAVRATLEGGKRLAYGARAITEGGYQSVPRLSFPGGALIGCAAGFVNVPRIKGVHNAMGTGMLAAEHVNVALAAGRANDELVEYENGWRDSVVGKDLYPVRNAKPLLSKFGTFIGAGLGIFDMWCNTLFGGSLFGTQSHAKPDRATLDPAKTHAPRTYPKPDGKISFDKLSSVFLSNTNHEEDQPVHLKVTDMNLQKTSEHDVFAGPSNRYCPAGVYEWIEEGSGPRFQINAQNCVHCKTCDVKDPNGNITWVPPEGGGGPNYEAM, from the coding sequence ATGAGCACCGAAGAACTTCCCCCGCGCGAATCCATGGAATTCGACGTCGTCATCGTCGGCGCCGGTCCCTCGGGCCTGGCTGCGGCGATCCGGCTGAAGCAGATCAATGCCGATCTCAATGTCGTGGTGGTGGAGAAGGGCTCCGAGGTCGGTGCGCATATTCTCTCCGGCGCCGTGATCGATCCGGCCGGGCTCGACAAGCTGATCCCGGACTGGCGCGAGGATCCTGATTGTCCGCTCAAGACGCAGGTCAAGGACGACCGCTTCTTCTGGTTCACCGAGACCAGCGCGATCAAGCTGCCGAACTTCATCATGCCGCCGCTGATGGACAATCATCACTGCTATATCGGCTCGCTCGGCAATGTCTGCCGCTGGCTGGCGCGCAAAGCGGAAGCGCTAGGCGTCGAGATCTATCCCGGTTTTGCCGCGGCCGAAGTGCTCTATGACGACAATGGCGCGGTGCGCGGCATCGCCACCGGCGACATGGGGATCGGCCGGGACGGCAAGCCGAAGGACTCCTTTACCCGTGGCATGGAATTGCTCGGCAAGTACACGCTGTTCGCCGAAGGTGCGCGCGGCAGCCTGACCAAGCAGCTGATCTCGAAATACGCGCTCGACACCAAAAGTGAGCCGCCGAAATTTGGCATCGGGCTCAAGGAAGTCTGGCAGATCGATCCGGCCAAGCATCAGAAGGGCCTCGTGCAGCACGCGGTTGGCTGGCCCTTGAACAACAACACCGGCGGCGGCCTGTTCTTCTACCATTATGACGAGAACCTGGTGTCGATCGGTTTCGTCGTTCATCTCAACTACAACGACCCCTATTTGTCGCCATTCGACGAATTCCAGCGCGTCAAGAACCATCCGGCCGTCCGCGCGACGCTTGAAGGCGGCAAGCGGCTGGCTTACGGCGCGCGCGCCATCACCGAAGGCGGGTACCAGTCGGTGCCGCGGCTGAGCTTCCCGGGCGGTGCGCTAATCGGCTGCGCGGCCGGCTTCGTCAACGTGCCCCGGATCAAGGGCGTGCACAATGCCATGGGCACCGGCATGCTCGCGGCCGAACATGTTAACGTGGCTCTCGCTGCGGGCCGCGCCAATGATGAGCTGGTCGAATACGAGAACGGTTGGCGCGATTCCGTCGTCGGTAAGGACCTCTATCCTGTCCGCAATGCCAAGCCGTTGTTGTCGAAGTTCGGCACCTTCATCGGCGCCGGGCTCGGCATCTTCGACATGTGGTGCAACACGCTGTTCGGCGGCTCGCTATTTGGCACCCAGTCGCACGCGAAGCCCGATCGCGCGACGCTCGATCCGGCCAAGACCCACGCGCCGAGAACCTACCCGAAGCCGGACGGCAAGATTTCCTTCGACAAGCTCTCGTCGGTGTTCCTGTCCAATACCAATCATGAGGAGGACCAGCCGGTCCATCTCAAGGTCACGGACATGAACCTCCAGAAGACCTCCGAGCACGACGTGTTTGCCGGTCCCTCGAATCGCTATTGCCCGGCCGGCGTCTATGAGTGGATCGAGGAAGGTTCGGGCCCGCGCTTCCAGATCAATGCCCAGAACTGCGTTCACTGCAAAACCTGCGACGTGAAGGACCCCAACGGCAACATCACCTGGGTTCCCCCGGAGGGCGGCGGCGGTCCGAACTACGAGGCCATGTAG
- a CDS encoding ribonuclease HII, translating to MIRDQSAKKPAKGAPKKAAPKSEKAAPENKKAAPKKIAKALAGTKSAIIVAPSFRRERALIKRGVWPVAGCDEAGRGPLAGPVVAAAVILDPDRIPRGIDDSKRLTAEERERLFGKICATAQVSVAVASRSRIDRDNILRASLWALKRAVVALPQQPRHVFVDGRDRLDTECDCEAVIGGDGIVLSIAAASIIAKVTRDRLMCALAQDCPGYGFEQHKGYAVPEHLDALNRLGPTVHHRSFFAPVAAARAKHMPWTVEPAQDLFAVTEIELQVDASLEVDASANL from the coding sequence ATGATTCGGGATCAATCCGCAAAGAAGCCGGCCAAAGGCGCGCCCAAAAAGGCTGCGCCTAAGAGCGAGAAGGCTGCGCCTGAGAACAAGAAAGCTGCGCCCAAAAAAATCGCCAAGGCGCTGGCCGGCACAAAGAGCGCCATCATCGTTGCCCCAAGCTTCCGCCGTGAGCGCGCGCTGATCAAGCGCGGCGTTTGGCCGGTAGCGGGCTGCGATGAGGCGGGCCGCGGGCCACTGGCCGGTCCGGTGGTGGCGGCGGCGGTGATTCTCGATCCCGACCGCATCCCGCGCGGCATCGACGATTCCAAGCGCCTGACGGCCGAGGAGCGCGAAAGGCTGTTCGGCAAGATCTGCGCGACCGCCCAGGTCTCGGTGGCCGTCGCCTCGCGCTCCCGCATCGACCGCGACAACATCCTGCGCGCCTCGCTGTGGGCGCTGAAGCGCGCCGTGGTGGCGCTGCCCCAGCAGCCGCGGCACGTCTTCGTCGACGGCCGCGACCGGCTCGACACGGAATGCGATTGCGAGGCCGTGATCGGCGGCGACGGCATCGTCCTGTCGATCGCAGCGGCCTCGATCATCGCCAAGGTAACGCGGGACCGCCTGATGTGCGCGTTGGCGCAGGACTGTCCCGGCTACGGTTTCGAGCAGCATAAGGGCTACGCCGTGCCCGAGCACCTCGACGCGCTCAACCGCCTCGGTCCCACCGTCCACCACCGCAGCTTCTTCGCCCCCGTCGCCGCCGCACGCGCCAAGCACATGCCCTGGACGGTCGAGCCGGCGCAGGATCTGTTTGCGGTGACCGAGATCGAGCTGCAGGTGGACGCGAGCCTGGAAGTCGACGCGTCGGCAAATCTCTAG